The Candidatus Atribacteria bacterium ADurb.Bin276 DNA segment CGGTTCACCAATATTTGCAACAAGGAATATCGTAAAAAAGGATGTTAAAATATTCGAATATTTGTCGTCTGATGACAAATCAGATAAGGGGGATAATAACTTGAAGACTGTTCTTATCGTCTCTCTTGGCGATACCCGGTCTTGGATGAAGCCTTGGATAGATCAAATTGATACTCATTTCCCAGTTCGAGTTCATTTGCTTAATTCGGCTGAACTTGGGAATAATCTTCCGTTGAATTACGATCGATTCATATTTACTGGAAAAAGTCTTCTCCTACATCGAGAAAATATAGCTCGGATTTGTGCTGCAGCAAACATTGATCCTCTACGAGTATTTTCTTATCCAGAAGAACATCTTCCTCAATCCATGGATGATGAGAAAATGAATCAATGGAATTCTTACCTTCACCAGGTCATACTCACTCACAAAGCTGAACAACCGGTTGAAGCAATAAACCTTCAACTAATTAAGAAAGTTGCCGTCCTAGGGAGGAATCCAATTGACGATAGCATTCTCGAAGAATTTCAAAAAGTTGGTCTTGAAATTTTCCAACCCATCCCTCCCTTTACTATCAAGCGTCAGGGAATTCAATATTGTATTGAGTCACAACCAGGAGCAATAATAGTTGGAGGGGTAGTGGTTGTTCCCGAATTTCAACCGGTTTTTTCCTACCCGATTCCCAGCGAAGTGGATGATACTCGCAAGGTCCTTTTCCTCGAAGATTTTAAAAACAAAGTTCTATTGCGGAATTTTCGAAAACAAACCGTGGTTTTTCTGGTTCCTGAAGTTATGGTACCAGCTGAAACCTGGTCAACTCTTTATGACCTCTCCCAACTCTTAGTTCAAAGAGACCAAGCACAAGTATTTATTCTTTGTCGGGAAGTAGTTGTTGCCGGTGATGGTTTGGAAAAAAAATATCTTGAGAGCCGAAAAGCAGGTGTCCTCATTGAAAAAATTGATTTTTCTCATTTGGTACTCCAACCCTCTTTAGATATGCGAGGAAGTTGGATCAGTTTTGTTACCGAGCGGGATAGAATCTCTCAAAAATTTTTAAGTGATTGGATGATCAAGGTACCCGGGAAAAAAGTCATTCCTTATGACCTCACCAAGATATTTTTCGGTGATCGTCTGATTCCATTTTTATCACCATCAAATAATATTAACCTTCCGCTCTATAGTTTGCCTCTCGATGGTTGGTACCATCTACCAGACAATAAATTAACTATTGATACACGCTATGCTATCCAGGAAGTGGTTGACTATCTCCAGCAGGAGGTATCCGCCGAGAAGAATCGAGCCATAGTCGATGAAGAAAGGTGTGTTCTCTGTTTGACCTGTCTTCGAACCTGTCCCTGGAGTGCTATTGATATCGAAGGGTCGTCAAAAAGAAAAAAAGCCCGAATCAATTGGGAACAATGCCATCTCTGTGGCTTATGCTCAACATCTTGCCCAGCCGGTGCCATAACTCTATACGGTCTTGAAATGGATAAGACCATCACAACTCAAGCAGAGTAGAGGCAATGGGAGCTGGTGATAATACCGGCAAGATTAAAACTGTTTTGTAATCACTCGTTACTTTTTTTAAATATTTCTGTTTTTGGAGTGATGGAGATTGAAAATATTGGTAATCGCTTGTGATAAAAGTGGCTATCCAGCGATGATAAAATATACCACTGAAAATTCAACCAATCATGAATTTATCAAAATTATTAAAGCGCCCTGCCTTGGAAGTGTAAAAGAAAGTGATATTCTTGAAGCCTTTGAAGGGAAGTGTGATCGGATTCTCTTGGTTGGCTGCCCCATTGATAGCTGCTTTCATCAAAATGGAAGTCGATTTGCTCAAAGGCGAGTAAATAGAATCAATCATCTGTTAGAAGAAGCTGGTATTACCAAAAGAGTAGCTATCAGTTTTGTAACTGCCGAAAAAATCTCTGAAATAAAAAGAACTTTGGATTTGATCTCGAGTACTCCAGTCCAAGAGGAGCATAAACCATGATCATTGGTGAAAGAAAACCAATACCAGAAATCCTTGCTATGCTTGGCGATTCAAAAAAAGTCTTGGTTTTAGGATGCGGAACTTGTGTAACCGTCTGTCTCACCGGTGGTGATAAAGAAGCCAAAGAATTAGCCTCTTTATTGAGAATAAAAGGATATGAAGCCGATAGTTTAACTGTCGAACGACAATGCGAATTGGAGTTTATCCATCCTTTACGGGAAAGTATTCAGTCGGTTGATGCCGTCATTTCTCTGGCCTGCGGCATTGGTGTTCAAGCTCTTTTTGAGCTCGATTCTGAAAAAAGTATCTATCCTGGATTAAATACCACCTTCATGGGAATGCCGGTAAAACAAGGGTATTGGGAAGAA contains these protein-coding regions:
- the nuoI gene encoding NADH-quinone oxidoreductase subunit I, whose protein sequence is MKTVLIVSLGDTRSWMKPWIDQIDTHFPVRVHLLNSAELGNNLPLNYDRFIFTGKSLLLHRENIARICAAANIDPLRVFSYPEEHLPQSMDDEKMNQWNSYLHQVILTHKAEQPVEAINLQLIKKVAVLGRNPIDDSILEEFQKVGLEIFQPIPPFTIKRQGIQYCIESQPGAIIVGGVVVVPEFQPVFSYPIPSEVDDTRKVLFLEDFKNKVLLRNFRKQTVVFLVPEVMVPAETWSTLYDLSQLLVQRDQAQVFILCREVVVAGDGLEKKYLESRKAGVLIEKIDFSHLVLQPSLDMRGSWISFVTERDRISQKFLSDWMIKVPGKKVIPYDLTKIFFGDRLIPFLSPSNNINLPLYSLPLDGWYHLPDNKLTIDTRYAIQEVVDYLQQEVSAEKNRAIVDEERCVLCLTCLRTCPWSAIDIEGSSKRKKARINWEQCHLCGLCSTSCPAGAITLYGLEMDKTITTQAE
- a CDS encoding Methyl-viologen-reducing hydrogenase, delta subunit, whose translation is MVIACDKSGYPAMIKYTTENSTNHEFIKIIKAPCLGSVKESDILEAFEGKCDRILLVGCPIDSCFHQNGSRFAQRRVNRINHLLEEAGITKRVAISFVTAEKISEIKRTLDLISSTPVQEEHKP
- a CDS encoding hypothetical protein (Methylene-tetrahydrofolate reductase C terminal), whose protein sequence is MIIGERKPIPEILAMLGDSKKVLVLGCGTCVTVCLTGGDKEAKELASLLRIKGYEADSLTVERQCELEFIHPLRESIQSVDAVISLACGIGVQALFELDSEKSIYPGLNTTFMGMPVKQGYWEERCWGCGNCIIHLFGGTCPITRCAKSLLNGPCGGSKDGKCEVKPDRDCAWQLIYDRLKNLNRLDWLLTIQPPKDWSTSRYGGHRKMTREDMLL